From the Euzebya sp. genome, one window contains:
- a CDS encoding transglutaminase N-terminal domain-containing protein: MTFAITHRTAYAYEAEVSASYGEAHLLPRDLPHQRVLARAITIDPAPDEQVDRTDWFGNATTWFALRAPHTALEVTATSTVEITGRDGTSDLLAAQPWEDVRDALVAAGEGDGAPPDPELLAAVELSLPSPQAAPTAAAAAFALPSFRPGRPILDAVEDLSHRVHAGLAFRPGATAVGTPVDDVLARRAGVCQDFAHLTIAALRSMGLAARYVSGYLETDPPPGRPKLQGADVSHAWVSVYVPQTGWVDVDPTNDQFVGDRHITTAWGRDYGDVAPLKGVIFTDGDTEALTVSVDVRRVGADGRHA, encoded by the coding sequence GTGACCTTCGCGATCACGCACCGCACCGCCTACGCCTACGAGGCGGAGGTGTCGGCCAGCTACGGCGAGGCGCACCTGCTGCCGCGGGACCTGCCCCACCAGCGGGTGCTCGCGCGCGCGATCACCATCGATCCCGCGCCGGACGAGCAGGTCGACCGCACCGACTGGTTCGGGAACGCGACGACCTGGTTCGCCCTGCGGGCACCGCACACCGCGCTCGAGGTGACCGCCACCAGCACCGTCGAGATCACCGGGCGGGACGGGACGTCGGACCTGCTCGCCGCGCAGCCGTGGGAGGACGTCCGCGACGCCCTCGTCGCCGCCGGGGAGGGGGACGGCGCGCCACCGGATCCCGAGCTGCTGGCCGCCGTCGAGCTGAGCCTCCCCTCCCCCCAGGCGGCGCCGACCGCCGCGGCGGCCGCGTTCGCGCTGCCGTCATTCCGGCCGGGCCGTCCGATCCTCGACGCCGTCGAGGACCTGTCCCACCGCGTCCACGCCGGGCTCGCCTTCCGCCCCGGCGCCACGGCGGTGGGGACCCCGGTCGACGACGTCCTCGCCCGCCGCGCGGGGGTGTGCCAGGACTTCGCCCACCTGACGATCGCGGCCCTGCGGTCGATGGGGCTCGCGGCCCGCTACGTCAGCGGCTACCTGGAGACCGACCCGCCGCCCGGACGACCCAAGCTGCAGGGCGCGGACGTCAGCCACGCCTGGGTCTCGGTGTACGTGCCGCAGACCGGCTGGGTCGACGTCGACCCGACCAACGACCAGTTCGTCGGCGACCGGCACATCACCACCGCCTGGGGACGCGACTACGGTGACGTCGCGCCCCTCAAGGGCGTCATCTTCACCGACGGGGACACCGAGGCGCTGACCGTCAGCGTCGACGTCCGCCGGGTGGGCGCCGACGGGAGGCACGCATGA
- a CDS encoding circularly permuted type 2 ATP-grasp protein, which translates to MTPSRAAAAEPLLSRYRPDGHDEMLADDGTVRAPWRPLSRALAGMDLRDVRRQRAEVARLLDDDGVTYHIPGTGERRRWQLDPLPLVVAAEDWTAIASGVAQRAELLNLVLADLYGPQRLLAEGLLPPRLVLGHPGFLRQLHGQRVPGAHQLFTYAVDLVRDRDGDPVVLGDRTQAPSGAAYALQNRVVTSRVLGQLHRTSQVQRLAPYFRALRKGLAEVAPAGTTLPRTVLLTPGSRNETAFEHAFLAARLGLSLVEGSDLLVSDGRVWLRALGHLEPVDVILRRVDQEWCDPLELRGDSLIGVPGLVQAVRDGTVTVVNPLGSGVLENPALQAFLPDIAVALLGQPLRLRGVETRWLGRSDARREVLADPSRWVLKPVARVAGADNAVIGAHLSAAERRALVAAVTARPHDWAAQQHLDPASAPTLAPSGVVARQTLLRAFAVADGEGYAVMPGGLTRVAAEDGAPIANHRGAVSKDTWVLAGAPERMTGFWMDGVDDAVEVPASGMPSRAAENLFWLGRYAERAEGVARLLREIEDRRTEFSDGHAPSAERAAAGTACVRALLQALTQVTTTYPGFVGPGADALLADPDDELDVIAGDDSRPGTLAHAIARLLDAADAVRDQLSGDTWLVVTDLERRVRLTEESGGVRPPGARGSGMAVGDIATILHGLLAIQGLGAENMVRDAGWYFMDAGRRLERSLQVIALLRATTTHVRDTAADSLVLESVLRVAESIITYRRRYRSHAQIVTLLDLLLIDPDNPRSLTYQLDLLGRDLRELPDRPPAGRVSATERAVLEASTALRVADTRALVAAVDGGVRGDLDEFLAHLHTSLTRAGDDLEARHFTHLKRQRAIAIATDQPVWTPAGTP; encoded by the coding sequence ATGACCCCCAGCCGGGCGGCGGCGGCGGAGCCGCTGCTCAGCCGGTACCGCCCCGACGGCCACGACGAGATGCTCGCCGACGACGGGACGGTGCGGGCGCCGTGGCGCCCCCTCAGCCGCGCCCTCGCCGGCATGGACCTGCGGGACGTCCGCCGCCAGCGCGCCGAGGTCGCCCGCCTCCTCGACGACGACGGGGTCACGTACCACATCCCCGGCACCGGCGAGCGGCGCCGCTGGCAGCTCGACCCCCTCCCCCTGGTCGTCGCGGCGGAGGACTGGACGGCCATCGCCTCCGGCGTCGCCCAGCGCGCGGAGCTGCTCAACCTGGTGCTGGCCGACCTCTACGGGCCGCAGCGGCTCCTCGCCGAGGGGCTGCTGCCGCCGCGGCTGGTGCTCGGCCACCCCGGGTTCCTCCGCCAGCTGCACGGCCAGCGCGTGCCCGGCGCCCACCAGCTGTTCACCTACGCCGTCGACCTGGTCCGCGACCGCGACGGCGACCCGGTCGTCCTCGGCGACCGGACCCAGGCGCCCAGCGGCGCCGCCTACGCCCTGCAGAACCGCGTGGTGACGTCGCGCGTCCTCGGCCAGCTGCACCGCACCAGCCAGGTGCAGCGGCTGGCGCCCTACTTCCGGGCCCTGCGCAAGGGCCTCGCCGAGGTCGCGCCGGCCGGCACCACCCTGCCGCGGACGGTCCTGCTGACGCCCGGCTCACGCAACGAGACCGCGTTCGAGCACGCCTTCCTGGCTGCCCGGCTCGGCCTCAGCCTGGTGGAGGGATCCGACCTGCTCGTCTCCGACGGGCGGGTGTGGCTCCGCGCCCTCGGCCACCTCGAGCCCGTCGACGTGATCCTCAGGCGCGTCGACCAGGAGTGGTGCGACCCGCTCGAGCTGCGCGGCGATTCGCTCATCGGCGTGCCAGGCCTGGTCCAGGCGGTCCGCGACGGCACGGTGACGGTCGTGAACCCCCTCGGCAGCGGGGTGCTCGAGAACCCCGCGCTCCAGGCGTTCCTCCCCGACATCGCCGTCGCCCTGCTCGGCCAGCCCCTCCGGCTGCGGGGGGTGGAGACCCGCTGGCTCGGCCGGTCCGACGCACGGCGCGAGGTCCTCGCCGACCCCTCCCGCTGGGTCCTGAAGCCCGTGGCCCGCGTCGCCGGGGCCGACAACGCGGTGATCGGCGCGCACCTGTCGGCCGCCGAACGCCGGGCGCTGGTGGCCGCCGTCACCGCCAGGCCGCACGACTGGGCGGCCCAGCAGCACCTCGATCCGGCCTCCGCGCCGACCCTCGCCCCCTCCGGCGTGGTGGCCCGCCAGACGCTGCTGCGCGCCTTCGCGGTCGCCGACGGGGAGGGCTACGCGGTGATGCCCGGCGGCCTGACCCGTGTCGCGGCGGAGGACGGCGCGCCGATCGCCAACCACCGCGGCGCGGTGTCGAAGGACACGTGGGTGCTGGCCGGCGCGCCCGAGCGGATGACCGGGTTCTGGATGGACGGCGTCGACGACGCCGTCGAGGTGCCCGCCTCCGGCATGCCGTCGCGAGCGGCCGAGAACCTGTTCTGGCTGGGCCGGTACGCCGAGCGGGCCGAGGGCGTCGCCCGACTGCTGCGCGAGATCGAGGACCGCCGCACCGAGTTCAGCGACGGACACGCACCCTCCGCCGAGCGGGCCGCCGCGGGGACCGCCTGCGTGCGGGCGCTGCTGCAGGCCCTCACCCAGGTCACCACCACGTACCCCGGGTTCGTCGGGCCGGGGGCCGACGCCCTCCTCGCCGACCCCGACGACGAGCTCGACGTCATCGCGGGGGACGACTCGCGGCCGGGCACGCTCGCCCACGCCATCGCCCGGCTGCTCGACGCGGCGGACGCCGTCCGCGACCAGCTCTCCGGCGACACCTGGCTGGTCGTCACCGACCTCGAGCGCCGCGTCCGGCTGACCGAGGAATCCGGCGGCGTCCGGCCGCCGGGCGCCCGCGGGTCCGGGATGGCCGTGGGGGACATCGCGACGATCCTCCACGGGCTCCTCGCCATCCAGGGCCTCGGGGCGGAGAACATGGTCCGCGACGCCGGCTGGTACTTCATGGACGCCGGCCGGCGCCTCGAGCGGTCCCTGCAGGTCATCGCCCTGCTGCGGGCGACCACGACGCACGTGCGGGACACCGCGGCGGACAGCCTGGTGCTCGAGTCGGTCCTCCGGGTCGCCGAATCGATCATCACCTACCGCCGCCGCTACCGCTCCCACGCCCAGATCGTCACGCTGCTCGACCTGCTGCTCATCGACCCGGACAACCCGCGGTCGCTGACCTACCAGCTCGACCTGCTCGGCCGTGACCTCCGCGAGCTGCCGGACCGACCGCCCGCGGGACGGGTGTCGGCGACCGAGCGGGCGGTCCTCGAGGCCTCCACCGCGCTGCGGGTGGCCGACACCCGGGCGCTGGTCGCTGCGGTCGACGGCGGCGTCCGCGGCGACCTCGACGAGTTCCTGGCCCACCTGCACACGTCGCTGACCCGGGCCGGGGACGACCTCGAGGCGCGGCACTTCACGCACCTGAAGCGCCAGCGCGCCATCGCGATCGCCACGGACCAGCCCGTGTGGACCCCGGCGGGGACGCCGTGA